In Rhodopirellula bahusiensis, the DNA window TCACGGCTGGGTTGCCTTACCGCGACAAACTACTGCCAATTGAAGGCTGGTTCGGCCCGGCTTGATTGAAAGGCCGTTCTCCGGAACGGTCCATGCAAGTTGTCCCTTAAATATTGACGGGTCGACGCGTCTCAGATCCTCTCACAGGATCACTCGTTCTCGATGCGGCTGCGCCCCAGATCCGTTGGCACGCAGATGCTTTTTCACCTCGTAGGCCCATTTGCCCTGCCGCATCGGTGAAACATGTTCGTGTTCAATCTCGTATCCCGGAAACGGATCGCTCGGCAAATCGCTCAGTGAGATCGAAACCGAACATGACTTGAGCGCTGGCATCGGAACGAAGTCCGGCGTTGGCCGTTTGTCGATGATGCAAAAATCATCCATCGCGTACTCAATCTTGCTGTCGTACCAGACTTCGTGATCATCTTCGTTTCCACACAGAACAACTTGGTCTCGCTCCTCCATCGCGTGGTGAAGTTCTCGCCAAAAAAACGGCCCGTTGTTCGTTGAGAGCACAGCCATTAGTTGCACTGGTTCGACCAATCCAGTCGGGTCACCAGAGAATCGCGTTCGCAGATGTCCAATCGCCTTTCTTCGCCTGACGTGAACGATGGAAAGTGAAGTCCAAACTGCAGGCACAGTGGATAGGTCGCCGTCGCGTCGATCATTGCTCGACGTGTGTAACGACCAAACGAGTACACAGCAAACTCATGCTCTCCCTCACCTGCGAAACAGCACGCCGACGCATCGACCAAGAATTCATCCTGCTGGTCAATGCCGTAGGTCGGCCACTTCGTTCTGATTGTCTCCCAGTTCGGATCCATTATTTTGCCTCGCCTCGTTCTTCGCCAATCTAATGTCAAACGCTATCCTGTCTTAGGATAAGGCTACCGACAACGAGCCCAACTAAGTTGAACTTAGGAACAAAAGAACAATGATTCCGAAACGCATTGACGCAATTTCTGGTGACGATTTGCGAACAATCGTTTCCGAAGGAGTGAAGGAGGGACGGACCCTTGAATTTAAAGAATCATTGCCAGGACGCGGGGACTCTGATCGCAAAGAGTTTCTCGCTGATATCACCTCATTCGCCAACACATCCGGTGGCGATATCGTGTACGGGATGAGGGGTGAACGTGATGCAGATGGAAAGACCACTGGCGCAGCGTCAGAATTCACGGGGCTAAAGGAGATCTCGACAGACGCCGAAACGCTGCGGCTAAAGGAGATGGTGCTTCACGGCGTCGCACCCAGAATCGTCGGTCTAGACGTTGTCGAGATCGAGGGCGGTGATGAAGGCCCAGCGATACTCGTCCGCATCCCAGATAGCTTTCAGAAACCACACATGGTGACTTTCAAAGGAAGTTCACGATTTTACGGACGGACGAGCGCTGGAAAGCACCAACTCGATGTCGGCGAGATCCGAACGGCTTTCGTCCAGTCGGCAAAACTACCGGAGATGCTTCGAGCTTTCGTTCTTGACCGGCTGACGATACTGCTTGACGACGCTGCCTCGATTTCATTGATCGACGGCCCGATCGCTGCAGTCCATTTCGTCCCAATTTCAGCGATGCTCGGTTCGCACAAAATTGATCCTCGAGACATCGAGCACCCCCAATCGCTGAACTTCGCTCCGTTTGGAAGGGACGGACTGGAGCGAATTAACTTAGACGGTTACGCGAAGTACACAGCGACCAGCGAAGCTGATCGAGCACGAATCTATGGACAATTGTTCCGAAACGGTGCCGTTGAATTTGTTTCATCATCC includes these proteins:
- a CDS encoding AlbA family DNA-binding domain-containing protein, which codes for MIPKRIDAISGDDLRTIVSEGVKEGRTLEFKESLPGRGDSDRKEFLADITSFANTSGGDIVYGMRGERDADGKTTGAASEFTGLKEISTDAETLRLKEMVLHGVAPRIVGLDVVEIEGGDEGPAILVRIPDSFQKPHMVTFKGSSRFYGRTSAGKHQLDVGEIRTAFVQSAKLPEMLRAFVLDRLTILLDDAASISLIDGPIAAVHFVPISAMLGSHKIDPRDIEHPQSLNFAPFGRDGLERINLDGYAKYTATSEADRARIYGQLFRNGAVEFVSSSVHVKNSGESSDFSATHLCNDLLTTLIKLRNLYHHLDVDPPYVIFVSLLNVAPCQIYLPERFRHFIDTVTIKTNQITFSEQLIDEPIPDDRSLLANILRPLFDEMWQAFGIKQCMDFTQEGEWPS